One region of Rana temporaria chromosome 11, aRanTem1.1, whole genome shotgun sequence genomic DNA includes:
- the LOC120917242 gene encoding 3-galactosyl-N-acetylglucosaminide 4-alpha-L-fucosyltransferase FUT3-like, with the protein MKSAQQPALRCHYFAIFLIQTLVALVLFGYNHISNNRIINKASIATNCTNSPPLSKNVVVLLWTWPFGTQFSLDKCPKPFDSPRCILTANRSLYNTANAVVLHHRDVCGSKDQMPQVPRPEGQYWVWFNLESPSHSPNLHFMDKLINLTMSFRIDSDIFTPYGWLEQNEVAINYTIPEKSKLVAWIVSNWNPHTRRVQLYEDLKNYIPIDIYGRQHISLATEQTVSVVSKYKFYFSFENSIHTDYITEKLWHNAFASGCVPVVLGPPRENYERLIPSDSFIHVDDFPSAKELASYLLELDKNDQKYQEYFKWRSKLSPVTEFSWIVHYCKACVGLHNAPSYRTASSLGKWFT; encoded by the coding sequence ATGAAGTCGGCACAACAACCAGCACTGCGGTGTCATTATTTTGCTATATTCCTCATCCAAACTTTAGTTGCCCTTGTGTTATTCGGTTATAATCATATTAGTAATAACCGCATCATAAACAAGGCTTCCATCGCGACGAACTGCACGAATTCCCCACCTCTTTCCAAGAATGTTGTTGTCTTGTTATGGACATGGCCTTTTGGGACTCAATTTTCATTAGATAAGTGTCCAAAACCCTTTGATAGTCCCCGGTGCATCCTCACAGCCAACCGTAGTTTGTACAACACAGCAAATGCAGTTGTTCTTCATCACAGGGATGTATGTGGATCCAAAGACCAAATGCCCCAGGTGCCAAGGCCTGAAGGACAATATTGGGTGTGGTTTAATTTGGAATCTCCAAGTCACAGTCCAAATCTGCACTTCATGGACAAACTCATCAACCTCACTATGTCCTTCCGCATTGACTCTGATATCTTTACTCCTTATGGATGGTTAGAGCAGAATGAAGTTGCTATTAACTATACAATCCCAGAAAAGTCTAAGCTGGTGGCTTGGATCGTCAGTAACTGGAACCCCCATACCAGACGAGTCCAGCTTTATGAGGACTTGAAGAATTATATACCAATAGACATTTACGGTCGACAACATATATCTTTAGCCACTGAGCAAACCGTTTCAGTTGTCTCTAAGTACAAGTTTTACTTCTCCTTCGAGAACTCAATACACACAGACTATATAACAGAAAAACTCTGGCATAATGCATTTGCGTCAGGATGTGTCCCCGTGGTTCTCGGTCCACCCCGAGAAAACTATGAGAGACTTATTCCAtctgattcattcattcatgtggaCGACTTCCCCAGTGCAAAAGAGCTGGCTTCCTATCTCCTCGAACTGGACAAAAATGATCAGAAATACCAGGAATACTTCAAATGGAGATCAAAACTGAGTCCAGTGACAGAATTTTCTTGGATTGTGCATTACTGCAAAGCATGTGTGGGACTACATAATGCCCCTTCGTATAGAACCGCGTCAAGTCTTGGCAAATGGTTCACATGA